The following proteins come from a genomic window of Aspergillus oryzae RIB40 DNA, chromosome 4:
- a CDS encoding putative Rho GTPase activator Rga (chimaerin and related Rho GTPase activating proteins): protein MESPAVYPESPMEQDDTPFPCKGCGEVCEASRTCGTLLDSDAHLLLLGDGSLICSNCTYSCSSCGNKIEDLAILTGEQAFCAQCFRCRNCKRKIENLRYARTSQGIFCMDCHESLMQRRRKRNRAAAPTKKPAPGVKLDKSLPSLPPEEADHARLADDLLPDTYAEPVTEGSSRGAAPALDAGRLPGSSRTRAAADQDNLILPSSTYRSNRHSMVPREPENDGGEFLIPLAFDPSEEQRSPQHSKSPGSLHRSPREGTESVPSGSSSPHIAYQEKGRERVDVDSARWRQDDTSAYSRPTTSDDSRAPPELPRRARSGSIQSSRSDLPSGHKETSTFSNSSPESTRSLVTPHRNISTADNSVAPPIRPSHELRRLHENSGSLDSARSFLSSGSMQHPPKRGDSLESKLHLTRKEPGVSPRPQSIAPGEPWLDRTRGSPKLGESPRTSRNDTSLEHSKPPRPNSINTFHQPDLQRQVDQAGSPSVLRYSGGGDFSMDEDMARLMSSDDPLSAQNSESFLRRVSNSVRHGRSFSDKGSRLSKDAKWPKSPVNGSAPYQDLGSPTAVSPESGGPEEVAWLRSELRKERQRVLERDQKIVEMEAMLNATADVKQANTELNEKRSTMVVLDARKEIVMRELSVLTDHLEAEKRGGGGTLDLGKLTNQVLREFVESIQKLKDSFTPQIEELVQKRNETAEELANFNRMKDKSFQEFEQLSSKNAQLAELNNQLVHQIQELYKANSSEGNRGANGLGIYSHGKEKSLSSIDALKAGSNDLAPSMSTANMSEEAEPATIVPGPQVVSIRKGQPRKFNWKKGGQNVAKGVTKGLNRAFGTSESATEGVPGLPRSQTQDPSRQGFGFFGNQRNKQAGTRMPTTDSVPALAEVAPTGLFGTDLEQRMEHEKSIIPAIITRCIQEVELRGMDMEGIYRKSGASSAIQAIRDGFERQPQDYDISDPDLDIHAVTSALKQYFRKLPNPLITFDVYEMIIETGEIASPTERIETLQKCLLELPRVHRDVLEFLMFHLKRVVEREKENLMTSQNIAVVFAPTIMRPQSLAREMTDVQKKNDVLKFLVDNCQEVFMGLQ, encoded by the exons atggagtCTCCTGCAGTGTACCCAGAGTCTCCTATGGAACAGGATGACACGCCATTTCCTTGTAAGGGCTGTGGAGAGGTATGCGAGGCCAGTCG CACCTGTGGCACACTCCTCGACTCAGACGCTCACCTCCTCCTACTCGGTGACGGCTCGCTAATATGTAGTAATTGCACGTACAGCTGCAGTTCTTGCGGGAACAAAATTGAAGACCTGGCCATCTTGACCGGAGAACAAGCATTTTGCGCGCAGTGTTTCCGATGTCGAAATTGTAAACGGAAGATCGAAAATCTGCGCTATGCACGGACATCACAGGGTATCTTCTGCATGGACTGTCATGAGTCTTTGATGCAACGCcgcagaaagagaaaccgtGCAGCTGCGCCTACGAAGAAGCCAGCGCCCGGTGTGAAACTCGACAAATCGCTGCCTTCGCTACCCCCAGAGGAAGCCGATCACGCACGACTCGCAGATGACTTACTACCGGATACTTATGCAGAACCAGTCACAGAGGGGTCATCGCGAGGTGCAGCGCCTGCGCTGGACGCGGGAAGGCTGCCGGGCTCCTCTAGAACCCGTGCGGCTGCCGATCAAG ACAACTTGATTCTTCCTTCGAGCACTTATCGTAGTAACCGCCACTCGATGGTGCCACGCGAGCCCGAAAACGATGGCGGAGAATTCCTTATTCCCCTCGCATTTGATCCTTCTGAAGAACAGCGGTCGCCTCAGCATTCTAAATCTCCCGGTTCTCTGCATCGGTCCCCTAGAGAGGGAACGGAGTCGGTGCCCTCGGGTAGCTCATCACCGCATATCGCGTATCAAGAGAAGGGCCGCGAGCGTGTTGACGTTGACTCCGCCCGCTGGCGGCAAGATGATACAAGCGCCTACTCTCGTCCAACAACCAGTGATGATTCCAGAGCGCCGCCAGAACTGCCGAGACGTGCAAGGTCAGGCTCTATTCAGAGTTCCCGGTCCGACTTGCCCTCTGGTCATAAGGAGACCAGCACGTTTTCCAACTCAAGCCCTGAGAGTACGAGGTCGTTAGTTACTCCTCACCGGAATATATCAACGGCAGATAATTCTGTAGCCCCACCCATTCGGCCATCGCATGAGCTTCGTCGCCTGCACGAGAATAGCGGGTCCTTGGACTCTGCGCGGTCGTTCCTATCCTCTGGTAGCATGCAACATCCTCCCAAACGCGGGGATTCATTGGAAAGCAAGCTACATCTTACCAGAAAGGAGCCCGGCGTGTCCCCTCGCCCACAATCAATTGCCCCAGGTGAACCGTGGCTTGACCGAACTAGGGGCTCGCCCAAACTAGGTGAATCCCCGCGGACTTCACGCAATGATACCAGCTTGGAGCATTCGAAGCCACCGCGCCCGAACTCAATCAACACCTTCCATCAGCCTGACTTACAGCGCCAGGTAGACCAAGCGGGGTCTCCATCTGTCTTACGGTACAGTGGTGGGGGCGACTTTTctatggatgaggatatggccCGACTGATGTCATCTGACGACCCTCTCTCGGCACAGAACAGCGAATCGTTCTTGCGTCGTGTCTCAAACTCGGTGCGTCATGGTCGCAGCTTCAGTGATAAAGGTTCTCGCTTGTCCAAGGATGCCAAATGGCCCAAGTCGCCGGTCAATGGGAGTGCTCCGTACCAGGACCTTGGAAGCCCCACCGCCGTATCCCCAGAGAGTGGCGGACCTGAAGAAGTGGCATGGTTGCGGAGTGAGCTGCGCAAAGAGCGCCAGCGGGTCCTTGAGCGGGACCAAAAGATTGTTGAAATGGAGGCTATGCTGAACGCCACTGCCGATGTGAAGCAAGCCAACACGGAGCTTAATGAGAAGCGCTCTACCATGGTTGTGCTGGACGCTCGGAAGGAGATTGTCATGCGAGAGCTTTCGGTGCTGACCGATCATCTCGAAGCTGAGAAGCGCGGCGGAGGCGGCACTTTGGACCTTGGTAAGCTCACGAATCAGGTATTGCGGGAGTTTGTCGAGTCTATCCAGAAATTGAAGGACTCCTTCACACCTCAGATCGAGGAACTGGTTCAGAAACGCAACGAGACTGCCGAAGAACTTGCAAACTTCAACCGTATGAAGGACAAGAGCTTCCAGGAGTTCGAGCAGCTGTCCTCGAAGAATGCCCAGTTGGCTGAATTGAACAACCAGCTAGTGCACCAAATCCAGGAGCTCTACAAAGCTAATTCGTCAGAGGGCAACCGAGGTGCGAATGGTCTCGGCATTTATTcacatggaaaagagaagTCGCTGTCTTCTATCGACGCGCTGAAGGCTGGCAGTAATGACTTGGCCCCGTCGATGTCGACGGCCAACATGTCCGAAGAGGCCGAGCCAGCCACCATTGTTCCCGGGCCCCAAGTTGTCAGCATTCGGAAGGGACAGCCTCGCAAGTTCAACTGGAAGAAGGGAGGTCAGAACGTCGCCAAGGGTGTCACCAAGGGCCTCAATCGCGCATTTGGTACAAGTGAGAGCGCCACAGAAGGCGTTCCTGGTCTGCCACGGTCCCAGACGCAGGACCCCAGCCGCCAAGGATTTGGGTTCTTTGGAAACCAGCGGAATAAGCAGGCTGGTACAAGGATGCCAACGACTGACAGTGTTCCAGCTTTGGCCGAAGTTGCCCCAACAG GCCTCTTTGGTACCGACTTGGAGCAGCGGATGGAGCACGAAAAGAGCATCATTCCCGCTATTATCACTCGTTGCATTCAAGAGGTTGAATTACGAG GCATGGACATGGAAGGGATTTACCGCAAGTCAGGTGCCAGCTCGGCGATCCAGGCTATCCGAGACGGGTTTGAGCGACAACCGCAGGATTATGACATCTCGGATCCTGACCTTGATATTCATGCGGTGACATCGGCCTTAAAGCAATACTTCCGAAAGCTACCGAATCCTTTGATTACATTTGATGTGTACGAAATGATTATTGAAACCGGCGAAATCGCTTCCCCTACTGAGCGGATCGAAACCCTGCAGAAGTGTCTTTTGGAACTGCCCAGAGTCCACCGCGATGTGCTCGAATTCCTCATGTTTCACTTGAAGCGTGTAGTTGAGCGTGAGAAGGAGAATTTGATGACGAGCCAGAATATCGCAGTTGTCTTTGCTCCAACCATCATGAGACCGCAGAGTTTGGCCCGTGAGATGACGGATGtgcaaaagaagaatgatgtGTTGAAGTTTTTGGTGGATAATTGTCAAGAGGTGTTCATGGGTCTGCAATGA
- a CDS encoding ABC transporter ATP-binding protein (multidrug/pheromone exporter, ABC superfamily) — protein MAEKKEEKIYQSIGYPLRETNPRGRPSSLPCQVEIMPLNLLVSRCCPWRQSMVSPVLNLGAATGAIVMLNFPSPLVCPLWAWMQAVKRHTPTKEDLGKSFAYIQLLFSLDYTITDVFLIICGTIFAIAGGVPFPLLGIVFGDLINDLNTVTCSASTDATTELSDSVTQKVLYVIYITIANFCFIYIHTSCWCTVSERLARRYRRRYFESIVKQEANFIETLPSGDIISRLVSDVEVIQSGTSEKVGLVITTISYFVAAYIVAFIKVPKIAGMLISVVPCFMVMSLVGGHYIKKFAGRITENIGSATSIASSSLSHLTLVHAFNANDRLESRFASYLSATHMDALKKACTHAAQLGFLYFVAYSANALAFWEGAQMISHSVANENSGVSVGAVYTVIFVLIDASFILSQVAPFIHVFASAAGASQRLQAVINRKSAIDGTSDEGDKSAAFGEENIEFHDVHFTYPSRPDVPVLQGMNFIIPPKKHTAIVGPSGGGKSTVVSLLERFYDPKSGYVAIGGTKFQDINVRYLRGNIGFVQQEPSLLDRSILENIAYGLVSSAHARHQELAPFIMDASLPELAEKVRGGVTEKDALSACDSRVAEIVDLVKKAAATSNALNFIEGLPHGLSTSVGTAGNQLSGGQKQRIALARALVREPSLLILDEATAALDSTSEQLIQAALAKVSQHVTTVSIAHRLATAKDAHKIVVVQSGRVTEEGSHSELVAHGGVYAEMVRLQNLGKLSAEDVVISEDAISDAPRGNYSTSGSVQAIDEKGGGLVGTGGSDVTEETVVAETPPGSKDGTEKDKKKKRSGWFTTKFTFSLMRPSLPFILIGLVMSTIIGGSYSAEAIVFGHTVGSLNPCNGADAISHSGNLYGLLFFILALVELTANVVGGAVFGWAADKILYRIRVLSLRSLLGQTMQWHGMDDRTPGTLITYITGDASALSGITGSTIGLLLATAVNLVAGLVISFAIAWKITIVLFPTIPVLLVAGMMKLRVQAKFAERHQKAFAKATAITVEAIDNIRAVSAFSLEKQSYEVFGRALIQPYRSTMKAIVHGNVWLALAFSISNLVYALAYWWGSKQIAAGLYSQTQFFIVLPALLFSTQSCGQMFALAPDISKARVASSNIVELLNTRSAEEELTPGSSDSFKPSSSLLEEKTAMQDVEAVDSPRSQRKRTSDTAIGAQLRGVHFTYPNRPERPILRGLDIDIKPGQFCALVGPSGSGKSTTFSMLERFYRPSSGSVIIDGVDVTRQLGTEFRDDIALVPQENVLFEGTVAFNIGLGACPGHEPTQEEIEDACRMANIHDVIMGLPEGYQTMCSQDGKQFSGGQRQRLSIARALVRKPRMLLLDESTSALDVESEKRIQEALATLAGRTTIVAIAHRLNTIHRADQIFLIEEGRCVEQGTHQELIQRSETYRTSVIHQSLET, from the exons CATGGCGTCAATCCATGGTTAGCCCAGTTTTGAACCTGGGCGCCGCAACCGGAGCCATTGTAATGCTAAATTTCCCCTCGCCTCTAGTGTGTCCATTGTGGGCATGG ATGCAAGCTGTGAAAAGACATACACCGACCAAGGAGGATCTTGGGAAGTCCTTTGCATACATCCAGCTGCTCTTTTCGCTCGACTACACCATAACAGATGTGTTCCTTATAATCTGCGGTACGATatttgccattgctggtgGGGTTCCTTTCCCATTGCTCGGTATTGTCTTTGGTGATTTGATCAACGACCTCAATACTGTCACTTGCTCGGCCTCAACGGACGCCACGACCGAGCTTTCGGATAGTGTGACCCAGAAGGTGTTGTATGTGATATACATCACTATCGCGAATTTTTGTTTCATCTACATTCACACGTCATGCTGGTGCACAGTAAGCGAACGGCTCGCGCGCCGTTATCGTAGGAGGTATTTCGAGAGTATAGTCAAGCAGGAGGCAAACTTCATTGAGACTCTCCCCTCCGGTGACATCATCTCTCGCCTGGTCAGCGATGTTGAGGTCATCCAGTCGGGGACCTCGGAGAAGGTAGGTTTGGTTATCACGACCATTTCATACTTTGTGGCCGCCTATATCGTGGCGTTCATCAAAGTGCCAAAAATCGCGGGAATGCTGATTTCAGTGGTTCCTTGCTTCATGGTCATGTCATTGGTTGGAGGCCACTATATCAAGAAGTTTGCCGGCCGTATAACCGAAAACATTGGCTCAGCGACATCCATCGCTTCATCCAGCTTGTCACACTTGACGTTAGTCCATGCATTCAATGCTAACGATCGCCTGGAGTCGCGATTCGCCTCGTATCTGTCAGCGACTCACAtggatgccttgaagaaggccTGCACGCATGCTGCGCAGCTTGGTTTCCTTTACTTCGTTGCTTACTCCGCCAACGCCCTGGCTTTTTGGGAAGGTGCCCAGATGATCTCCCATTCCGTGGCCAATGAAAACTCAGGCGTATCTGTGGGTGCTGTGTATACAGTAATTTTTGTCCTGATCGATGCTTCTTTTATTCTGAGTCAGGTTGCCCCCTTTATCCATGTGTTTGCTTCCGCAGCTGGTGCTTCGCAAAGACTCCAGGCAGTCATCAACCGGAAGTCTGCTATTGATGGAACATCGGACGAGGGTGATAAGTCGGCGGCTTTCGGCGAGGAGAATATCGAGTTTCACGATGTCCACTTCACGTACCCATCTCGTCCGGACGTTCCTGTACTGCAGGGCATGAACTTTATTATCCCACCCAAAAAGCATACAGCTATCGTTGGACCCTCTGGTGGTGGAAAGTCAACGGTTGTCTCTCTTTTGGAGAGATTTTATGATCCGAAATCCGGGTATGTGGCCATTGGTGGGACGAAATTCCAAGATATTAATGTCCGCTATTTGCGTGGAAATATCGGTTTCGTTCAACAAGAGCCGTCTTTACTGGACCGCTCGATCCTCGAAAACATTGCGTACGGCCTTGTCTCTTCGGCACATGCTAGACACCAAGAACTGGCGCCTTTCATTATGGATGCGAGCCTACCGGAACTCGCGGAGAAAGTTAGAGGCGGAGTGACCGAGAAAGATGCCCTGTCTGCTTGCGACAGTCGCGTAGCCGAGATCGTTGATTTAGTGAAAAAGGCTGCTGCTACATCCAACGCGTTGAACTTTATTGAAGGCCTGCCTCATGGACTCTCGACCAGTGTCGGGACGGCGGGGAATCAGCTGAGTGGAGGTCAGAAACAACGGATTGCACTGGCTCGCGCTTTAGTGCGAGAGCCGTCTCTGCTAATTCTGGACGAAGCGACGGCCGCGCTTGATTCTACCAGTGAGCAACTGATCCAGGCGGCGTTGGCTAAAGTATCCCAACATGTTACCACTGTGTCCATCGCTCACCGGCTAGCCACTGCCAAGGATGCTCATAAGATTGTGGTGGTTCAGAGTGGCCGGGTTACCGAAGAAGGTTCCCACTCGGAACTTGTCGCACATGGTGGCGTCTATGCGGAGATGGTGCGTCTTCAGAACCTCGGGAAGCTGAGTGCTGAAGATGTTGTGATTTCGGAAGATGCAATCAGCGATGCCCCCCGCGGAAATTACTCCACTTCAGGAAGCGTTCAGGCCATTGACGAGAAGGGAGGTGGCCTTGTCGGTACCGGCGGATCGGACGTTACGGAGGAAACAGTCGTAGCTGAGACGCCGCCTGGGTCCAAAGATGGCAccgagaaagacaagaaaaagaagcgaTCAGGATGGTTTACTACCAAGTTCACCTTCTCTCTCATGCGACCGAGCTTGCCCTTCATCTTAATTGGACTAGTCATGTCTACCATTATCGGTGGTTCCTACTCCGCGGAAGCAATCGTTTTCGGTCATACTGTAGGAAGTTTGAACCCTTGCAATGGTGCGGACGCCATTAGCCATAGCGGTAACCTTTACGGtctgcttttcttcatccttgcccttgttgaACTAACCGCTAATGTGGTTGGTGGCGCTGTTTTCGGCTGGGCGGCTGATAAGATTCTATATCGCATCCGTGTACTTTCACTGCGGTCTCTCCTAGGCCAGACGATGCAATGGCATGGCATGGATGATCGCACACCGGGAACACTGATCACATATATCACTGGTGACGCTTCTGCTCTCAGTGGAATCACCGGCTCGACAATCGGTCTTCTTTTGGCCACCGCTGTGAACCTGGTGGCTGGTCTGGTGATCTCCTTTGCTATCGCTTGGAAAATCACGATCGTCTTGTTCCCAACTATTCCCGTGCTTTTAGTTGCCGGTATGATGAAGCTCCGGGTCCAGGCCAAGTTCGCTGAACGGCACCAAAAGGCTTTTGCTAAAGCCACGGCAATCACTGTGGAAGCCATTGATAATATCCGTGCGGTGTCTGCATTCTCCCTGGAAAAGCAGTCGTATGAAGTGTTTGGCCGGGCATTAATACAGCCTTACCGGAGCACTATGAAAGCAATCGTTCATGGTAATGTTTGGCTGGCATTAGCATTCAGTATTAGTAACCTGGTATATGCGCTCGCGTACTGGTGGGGTTCGAAGCAGATCGCCGCCGGCCTCTATTCCCAAACTCAGTTCTTCATCGTTCTACCGGCGTTGCTCTTTAGCACCCAGTCTTGTGGCCAAATGTTTGCCTTAGCACCGGACATTTCCAAGGCTCGAGTTGCATCATCCAACATTGTCGAGCTACTCAATACTCGCTCTGCAGAGGAGGAACTCACCCCCGGATCATCTGATAGCTTCAAACCCTCTAGTAGTCTCCTCGAAGAGAAGACGGCAATGCaggatgttgaagccgtGGACTCTCCCCGTAGTCAACGCAAGCGGACATCTGACACTGCCATCGGGGCTCAACTTCGGGGGGTTCATTTCACCTATCCGAATCGGCCAGAACGGCCCATCTTGAGGGGGCtcgatattgatatcaaacCAGGACAGTTTTGCGCATTGGTCGGTCCCAGTGGATCTGGAAAGTCCACGACTTTCTCCATGTTGGAGCGATTCTACCGGCCTTCATCTGGTTCAGTCATCATTGACGGCGTGGATGTCACGCGCCAGTTGGGGACGGAATTCCGTGACGACATTGCTCTGGTGCCTCAAGAGAACGTGCTTTTTGAAGGTACGGTGGCCTTCAACATCGGGCTCGGGGCTTGCCCCGGCCATGAACCAacccaggaggagatcgaggacgCCTGCCGCATGGCCAACATTCATGATGTGATTATGGGGCTGCCCGAAGGATATCAGACTATGTGCAGCCAGGACGGGAAACAATTTTCCGGCGGTCAGCGTCAACGACTTTCTATTGCACGAGCATTGGTGCGGAAGCCGCGCATGCTATTGTTGGATGAGTCCACAAGTGCACTGGATGTTGAGTCTGAGAAGCGGATTCAGGAGGCGCTGGCTACACTGGCTGGACGGACCACGATCGTCGCAATTGCTCACCGGCTCAACACGATTCATCGGGCTGAccagatcttcttgattgaaGAGGGTCGGTGTGTGGAGCAGGGCACGCATCAGGAGTTGATCCAGCGGAGTGAGACATACCGAACGAGTGTGATCCACCAGTCATTGGAGACGTGA